The proteins below are encoded in one region of Peptococcaceae bacterium:
- a CDS encoding VRR-NUC domain-containing protein encodes MSEKQIEQYLREQVKAMGGKAYKFISPGNAGVPDRLVLFPGGRAVFVELKASGKKPTMLQQAQAQKIWALGFPVLVIDSKQGVDEFIRQYGGKVVQ; translated from the coding sequence ATGTCTGAAAAACAAATTGAGCAGTATCTCCGGGAACAAGTTAAAGCAATGGGTGGCAAGGCGTATAAATTCATCTCCCCCGGCAATGCAGGGGTGCCTGACAGGCTAGTGTTGTTTCCGGGTGGACGGGCAGTATTCGTTGAGCTAAAAGCATCAGGTAAAAAACCTACGATGCTGCAGCAGGCGCAGGCACAGAAAATCTGGGCGCTTGGTTTCCCGGTTCTGGTGATTGACAGCAAGCAAGGCGTGGATGAATTTATCAGACAATACGGAGGAAAAGTGGTGCAATGA
- a CDS encoding DUF5664 domain-containing protein — protein sequence MKTAKADEGKLRLTLVPRQIIRDIAAIREYGTAKYGDPENWRKVEKERYRDAAFRHFLAYLDDPEGKDEESGLPHLWHLACNISFLCEMEK from the coding sequence ATGAAAACGGCCAAAGCTGATGAAGGCAAACTGCGGCTGACTTTGGTACCACGACAGATAATCCGGGACATTGCCGCTATCCGGGAATACGGTACCGCCAAATACGGCGACCCGGAAAACTGGCGTAAGGTAGAAAAAGAAAGATACCGAGATGCGGCTTTCAGGCACTTCCTGGCTTACTTGGACGACCCGGAGGGAAAAGACGAAGAAAGTGGGTTGCCGCATTTATGGCACCTGGCGTGTAATATATCCTTCTTATGTGAGATGGAGAAGTGA
- a CDS encoding peptidylprolyl isomerase: MTVQEQLEQINAAIKAIENGAQEYQIGSKRLRRPDLYILYQERRLLQRQLYEESGSSISVAVFDRR; the protein is encoded by the coding sequence ATGACGGTACAAGAACAACTGGAGCAAATAAATGCAGCTATTAAGGCTATTGAAAATGGGGCCCAAGAATATCAAATAGGCAGCAAACGATTGAGACGCCCGGACCTTTACATCCTATACCAAGAACGGCGTCTGCTACAGCGGCAATTGTATGAAGAAAGCGGTAGCAGTATTTCTGTAGCAGTATTTGACCGGAGGTGA
- a CDS encoding tyrosine-type recombinase/integrase gives MEQLLKELVYSISELSPEIDQLQLRSRIAGILVMYDIRPGKITAGHPDVAEKVKLYLAAKKLEELSPLTLEGYEIELRLFTNYVQKPVKDMTTNDIRQFLGRFENLKLSSISRKLSILKSFFGWLTEEEIIPRDPTRKIKPPKKEKHLPKALTIEELELIRESCQTPRERALVEVFYATGCRLSEIQQLNRQDIDWQQCSAKVVGKGNKEREVYFSFKAIYHLKKYLKSRNDIVPALFVTQRKPYRRMSKRAIQREFDIIAARAGISKNLHPHIMRHTMATLTLNNGADIVAVQSLLGHSNPGTTQVYAQLTSGRRKEQYQKYLVQ, from the coding sequence ATGGAACAACTGCTTAAAGAGTTGGTGTATAGCATATCAGAGTTGTCTCCCGAGATTGATCAGCTGCAGCTTAGGTCCAGAATTGCCGGGATACTCGTAATGTATGATATCCGGCCAGGTAAAATTACCGCTGGGCATCCGGATGTTGCGGAAAAAGTCAAATTGTATCTTGCGGCCAAGAAGCTGGAAGAGCTCAGTCCATTGACGCTGGAAGGGTATGAGATAGAGTTACGTCTGTTCACAAACTACGTGCAAAAACCAGTTAAAGACATGACCACTAATGATATCAGGCAGTTTTTGGGCAGGTTTGAAAATCTAAAACTCAGTTCAATCTCCAGGAAGCTATCAATATTAAAATCATTCTTTGGTTGGCTTACAGAAGAGGAGATTATACCCCGAGATCCGACCAGAAAGATAAAACCGCCGAAGAAAGAAAAGCACTTGCCCAAAGCTCTGACAATCGAAGAGCTAGAGCTCATCAGGGAAAGCTGTCAGACTCCGAGGGAAAGAGCCCTGGTAGAAGTATTTTACGCCACCGGCTGCCGGCTATCAGAAATCCAGCAGCTTAACCGCCAAGATATTGACTGGCAGCAATGCAGCGCGAAAGTGGTCGGCAAGGGTAATAAAGAACGTGAAGTGTATTTCTCGTTTAAAGCCATTTATCATCTGAAAAAATATCTTAAGTCCAGGAACGATATCGTGCCGGCCTTGTTTGTCACTCAAAGAAAGCCTTACAGGCGGATGAGCAAAAGGGCAATCCAAAGAGAGTTTGATATCATAGCTGCCCGAGCCGGGATAAGCAAAAACCTGCATCCGCACATCATGAGACATACCATGGCTACGCTTACGTTGAACAACGGCGCTGATATTGTGGCGGTACAATCTTTACTCGGACATAGCAATCCAGGGACAACCCAAGTATATGCCCAATTGACCAGTGGACGTCGGAAAGAACAGTATCAAAAATATCTTGTCCAATAA
- a CDS encoding phage portal protein, with amino-acid sequence MNWLDKTIGFFSPSWAYRRVAWRQALRGFYDAGNTDRLNAGWVPVNGTAEQTDRQQRDIIRARARDLERNSDIAEAIVGPLERNVVGTGIRVQAKVLKSDGTEDEELNQKIEDLWDEWCRPRNCDITGQQSFQEMQAMAIRRLQVDGGIIFVKVYTNTGPVPFCLQAREVDDLDTSINFLPGLGRNRVIGGIEMDEYNKPVAYWLKKYTPDGFWTGKSERIEAQRVIFLWKKTRPTQIREMPPLAKTLPRVRDVNEFVEAVAVKERILACLSVFITKQIPSGALGRGISRGKTDNQSGYQQRTISPGMIQELQPGESIAAVTPSGQATSAKDFISMQQRLAGSGQGLSYEAVSRDMSQVNYSSARQGMLEDQRTYMMWQQFLIEHFCREVYTEFLISADLSGQLNIPDFWQNRRKYLKHVWIAPGWSWIDPLKEVTANAKAIETGQDTLSRICAERGEDWRDVLKQRAAEIKLAQELGINLSGGGKTNAGTQETQNGNLGT; translated from the coding sequence TTGAATTGGCTTGACAAAACTATTGGTTTTTTTAGCCCCTCATGGGCCTATAGGCGTGTAGCATGGCGCCAGGCTCTAAGGGGCTTTTATGATGCAGGGAATACCGACCGGTTAAATGCTGGATGGGTGCCTGTAAATGGTACAGCTGAACAAACAGATCGCCAACAGAGAGATATTATCCGCGCCCGGGCCCGGGATCTTGAACGTAACAGCGATATAGCAGAAGCTATAGTCGGACCGCTTGAACGAAATGTGGTTGGAACGGGCATACGAGTACAGGCCAAGGTGTTGAAATCTGACGGCACTGAGGATGAAGAACTCAATCAGAAGATTGAGGACTTGTGGGATGAATGGTGCAGACCGCGTAATTGTGACATAACCGGGCAGCAATCATTTCAGGAAATGCAGGCTATGGCAATAAGGCGATTGCAGGTAGACGGTGGGATTATTTTTGTAAAGGTGTATACCAATACCGGTCCCGTGCCGTTTTGTTTGCAGGCCAGAGAGGTAGACGATCTTGATACATCAATAAATTTTTTACCCGGCTTAGGTCGCAATCGAGTAATCGGCGGCATTGAAATGGATGAGTACAATAAACCCGTAGCGTATTGGCTTAAGAAATATACGCCGGACGGATTCTGGACAGGAAAGTCTGAAAGGATAGAAGCGCAGCGAGTAATTTTTCTGTGGAAGAAAACAAGGCCGACACAGATCCGGGAAATGCCTCCTTTGGCCAAAACCTTGCCCCGGGTCCGGGATGTAAATGAATTTGTTGAAGCAGTTGCGGTAAAAGAAAGGATCCTTGCATGCCTATCTGTATTTATTACAAAACAAATTCCTAGTGGAGCATTGGGTAGAGGAATAAGCAGAGGTAAAACAGATAATCAAAGTGGCTATCAGCAGCGGACTATATCGCCTGGGATGATCCAGGAGCTCCAGCCTGGTGAAAGCATAGCAGCGGTTACACCATCAGGACAGGCAACCAGCGCAAAGGATTTTATATCCATGCAGCAAAGGTTGGCTGGCAGTGGTCAGGGCCTTTCCTATGAAGCAGTATCCAGGGACATGTCGCAGGTGAATTATAGCAGTGCTCGTCAGGGAATGCTGGAGGACCAGCGCACATACATGATGTGGCAGCAATTTTTGATTGAACATTTCTGCAGGGAGGTATATACCGAATTTTTGATTTCTGCTGATCTTTCTGGACAGCTTAATATACCAGATTTTTGGCAGAATCGCAGGAAATACCTTAAACATGTATGGATTGCTCCGGGCTGGAGCTGGATAGATCCCCTTAAAGAAGTAACAGCAAACGCCAAGGCTATTGAAACTGGTCAGGATACGCTTTCAAGGATTTGCGCTGAGCGAGGCGAGGACTGGAGAGATGTCCTGAAACAAAGAGCGGCAGAAATAAAACTTGCCCA
- a CDS encoding terminase small subunit, translating into MSPKKQFAKYLNGKLCLTTAALTEVLGITQQAFSLWESQGCPKEARGWWCVRDVLIWKGVLTPGGVKTEAEAKEKSLNQIIMEHEARLKEQKANEAEFKNAIIQGEYVRKEEITAVLQQFFVVLKRSMLGYSRRIATELSPFVDSLTARRIEKMITELTIDALEQISIDGVYTPKKKAKA; encoded by the coding sequence ATGTCGCCCAAAAAGCAATTTGCAAAATATCTGAACGGGAAACTCTGTTTAACCACGGCCGCCCTTACAGAAGTACTGGGAATAACACAACAGGCATTTTCGCTTTGGGAGTCCCAGGGATGCCCTAAAGAGGCCAGGGGCTGGTGGTGCGTTCGTGACGTTCTGATATGGAAAGGGGTACTCACTCCCGGGGGAGTTAAGACCGAAGCTGAAGCAAAAGAAAAATCTCTAAATCAAATAATCATGGAGCATGAAGCTAGACTCAAAGAACAAAAGGCAAACGAGGCCGAGTTTAAGAACGCCATTATTCAGGGTGAATACGTACGCAAAGAAGAAATCACTGCTGTACTTCAGCAATTTTTTGTTGTTTTAAAAAGATCGATGCTGGGTTATAGCCGGCGGATTGCCACTGAGTTATCCCCTTTCGTCGATTCATTAACGGCTAGGAGGATTGAGAAAATGATAACGGAGCTGACAATAGATGCTCTCGAACAAATCAGTATTGATGGAGTCTACACACCAAAAAAGAAAGCCAAGGCATGA
- a CDS encoding type II toxin-antitoxin system HicA family toxin, translating to MKRRDLIRKLKANGYKIAREGHDHTIFTAPNRRPVQVPRHNEINENTARKILKDAGLQ from the coding sequence ATGAAAAGACGGGACTTGATAAGAAAACTCAAAGCTAACGGTTACAAAATAGCAAGAGAAGGCCACGACCACACAATATTCACAGCTCCAAACAGACGTCCAGTACAAGTCCCAAGGCACAATGAAATTAACGAAAACACAGCAAGAAAAATCCTCAAGGACGCGGGGTTGCAATAG
- a CDS encoding type II toxin-antitoxin system HicB family antitoxin: MDYIYPAIFEHNDDGSYTITFPDLPGCISEGKSLSNAMDMAQKALTQWIEYLLDEKEPIPEPSDIKNIIPADNQFVNLVQAQIRDNRAVRRTVSIPGWLDAKATEAGLSLSKILQDALKERLGIQ, from the coding sequence ATGGATTATATTTATCCAGCTATCTTTGAACATAATGATGACGGCAGCTATACAATTACATTTCCGGACTTACCAGGTTGTATCAGTGAAGGTAAATCTTTAAGCAATGCAATGGATATGGCCCAAAAGGCACTAACCCAGTGGATAGAGTATTTGCTTGATGAAAAAGAACCAATACCAGAGCCCAGTGATATTAAAAATATAATTCCTGCCGATAATCAATTCGTTAATCTTGTTCAAGCCCAGATACGTGATAACCGCGCAGTACGCCGCACCGTCAGTATACCTGGATGGTTAGATGCCAAGGCTACTGAGGCAGGATTAAGTTTATCAAAAATACTTCAAGACGCATTAAAAGAACGTCTTGGCATTCAATGA
- a CDS encoding DEAD/DEAH box helicase has translation MKFIPHAYQRYCINRLLTDEALGLFLDMGLGKTVITLTAINDLKYNRFVVSKVLVIAPKKVAEATWSRESKKWDHLHLLRVVAVLGPQTKRIKALNTPADIYVINRENIPWLVEYYRNAWPFDMVVVDESSSFKNHQAKRFKALTWVRKFINQFVILTGTPAPNGLIDLWAQVYLLDEGQRLGKKITHYRERYFEPDKRDRDHVFSYMPKPGAAEVIQQKISDICVSMKAEDYLELPDCITVDVPVMLDQKAQVAYDKLEREMLLEVDESTIDAGSAAVLTNKLLQLCNGAVYDENRQMVEIHKCKIEAFMELIEGLNGQPALVFYNFQHDLVRIKKALAGSGLRIRELKGPQDEDDWNNRKIDILLAHPASSAYGLNLQKGGNHVIWFGLNWSLELYQQANKRLHRQGQVEKVIIHHLVVSGGVDEDVIAALADKGSTQDKLMNALRVRIEKHKEGGVR, from the coding sequence ATGAAGTTTATTCCCCATGCGTATCAACGATACTGCATCAACAGATTGCTGACCGATGAGGCTTTAGGTCTATTCTTAGATATGGGTTTAGGCAAAACAGTAATTACTCTAACGGCAATCAATGACTTGAAATATAACCGGTTTGTTGTGAGCAAAGTCCTGGTAATAGCCCCGAAAAAAGTGGCTGAGGCCACCTGGAGCCGCGAAAGCAAGAAATGGGATCACTTGCATTTGTTAAGAGTTGTTGCCGTCCTTGGTCCGCAAACAAAACGCATCAAAGCCCTAAATACGCCGGCAGACATTTACGTGATTAATAGGGAGAATATTCCGTGGTTGGTAGAATATTACCGCAACGCCTGGCCGTTTGACATGGTAGTGGTCGATGAGTCCAGCAGCTTTAAAAATCACCAGGCTAAACGGTTTAAAGCCTTGACATGGGTCCGGAAGTTTATCAACCAGTTTGTGATACTAACCGGTACGCCGGCACCGAATGGATTAATTGACCTGTGGGCACAAGTGTACCTGCTGGATGAAGGGCAGAGACTAGGGAAAAAAATAACCCACTACCGGGAACGGTATTTTGAACCGGACAAGAGAGACCGGGATCATGTTTTCAGTTACATGCCTAAGCCAGGGGCAGCTGAAGTAATACAGCAGAAAATCAGCGATATCTGCGTGAGTATGAAAGCGGAGGACTATCTGGAGCTGCCGGATTGTATCACGGTAGATGTGCCGGTAATGTTGGACCAAAAAGCCCAGGTCGCTTATGACAAGTTGGAAAGAGAAATGCTTTTGGAAGTGGACGAGTCCACCATAGATGCTGGCAGCGCGGCAGTCCTGACGAACAAACTCCTGCAGTTGTGCAATGGCGCGGTGTACGACGAGAACAGACAAATGGTGGAAATCCATAAGTGCAAGATTGAGGCCTTTATGGAGCTTATCGAGGGATTGAACGGGCAGCCGGCGCTGGTGTTCTATAATTTCCAGCATGACCTGGTCAGAATTAAAAAAGCCCTGGCTGGATCCGGGCTGAGAATACGAGAGCTAAAAGGGCCCCAGGATGAGGATGATTGGAATAACAGGAAGATTGACATTCTGCTGGCGCATCCGGCCAGCAGCGCCTACGGCCTGAATCTTCAGAAGGGTGGTAATCATGTTATCTGGTTCGGGCTGAACTGGTCCTTGGAATTGTACCAGCAGGCGAATAAACGCCTTCACCGGCAAGGCCAGGTCGAAAAGGTTATTATTCATCACCTGGTTGTGTCCGGAGGTGTGGATGAAGATGTTATAGCGGCCCTGGCTGACAAGGGCAGTACGCAGGACAAGTTGATGAACGCTTTGCGGGTGAGAATTGAAAAACACAAAGAGGGAGGGGTTAGATAA
- a CDS encoding phage terminase large subunit family protein yields MLSNKSVLMESTHQKRKPRHEWPEWLFKALKIFKPPERLTVSEWANKYRVLDAKTSAEPGPWRTDRTPYLQGIMDAFTDPDIEEIIFVKPTQVGGTECLNNIVGYIIAQDPSPSLIVYPTLELAEFTSKNRVQPMINLSPVLRERYQERESKILELQFDGMYVVLSGANSPASLASRPIRYLLMDEVDKYPPSAGKEADPRSLAKERTKTFAHNKKVFQTSTPTRKSGPIWQEWEAADDQRKFYVPCPHCGQYQTFRFKQIKWPKTAKTPEEVQATAYYECETCHGIITDGHKPGMLRAGRWESEIKRGSRKTAFYLNAIYSPWVRFGDVAYEFIRSKDFPELLMNFVNSWLAEPWENTEVKMNSDIVLERQSEYEEGVVPDGTLLITAGVDVQKDHFYYTIRAWGTSMTSWNIAHGVADTWDEIEYIMNLSWKNRSGQEFLVNLAAIDSGDRTDEVYDFIVTNQEWAVPVKGSSIPLLSRYKISTIDKTDSKAYGMRLYLVDGNQYKDMIAGRLNRPNGPGSWMVYKGCDREYAEQICAEEKIIEKRAGREVETWKPKSSHAANHYLDAEVYCALAADLLHVRYLRPEEASREGPRPEPKPVQDNFIKAGESWIKQKGGWIR; encoded by the coding sequence ATGCTCTCGAACAAATCAGTATTGATGGAGTCTACACACCAAAAAAGAAAGCCAAGGCATGAGTGGCCAGAGTGGCTGTTTAAAGCTTTAAAAATATTTAAGCCGCCAGAGCGTTTAACCGTATCTGAGTGGGCTAATAAATACCGGGTTCTTGATGCCAAAACTTCGGCTGAACCTGGTCCGTGGAGAACGGATCGCACTCCATATCTCCAAGGGATCATGGACGCCTTTACAGATCCGGACATCGAAGAGATTATCTTTGTCAAGCCTACCCAGGTTGGTGGAACAGAATGCTTAAACAACATAGTTGGCTATATCATCGCCCAGGATCCTAGCCCCTCTCTGATAGTGTACCCAACGCTAGAGCTAGCAGAGTTTACTAGCAAGAACAGAGTGCAGCCGATGATTAATTTATCTCCTGTTCTGCGTGAGAGATATCAGGAACGAGAAAGCAAGATACTAGAGCTTCAGTTTGATGGAATGTATGTGGTTTTGTCAGGTGCTAATTCTCCTGCTTCTCTTGCCTCAAGGCCGATAAGATATCTGCTTATGGACGAAGTAGACAAGTACCCTCCGAGTGCAGGTAAAGAGGCAGATCCCCGGAGTCTGGCCAAAGAGCGGACTAAGACCTTTGCACATAACAAGAAGGTATTTCAGACTTCAACTCCAACTAGAAAGTCAGGACCAATCTGGCAGGAATGGGAAGCGGCTGACGATCAAAGAAAGTTTTATGTTCCTTGTCCTCATTGTGGCCAATACCAGACCTTTAGATTCAAGCAGATAAAATGGCCCAAAACAGCTAAGACTCCGGAGGAAGTCCAAGCAACAGCATATTATGAATGCGAAACGTGCCACGGAATTATCACTGATGGCCATAAGCCGGGAATGCTCCGAGCAGGCCGATGGGAGTCAGAAATAAAAAGAGGATCTAGGAAAACAGCTTTTTATCTTAATGCGATATATTCACCCTGGGTTAGATTTGGAGATGTAGCCTATGAATTTATTAGGTCAAAAGACTTTCCGGAGTTGCTTATGAACTTCGTTAATTCATGGCTGGCTGAGCCATGGGAAAATACTGAGGTTAAGATGAATTCAGATATTGTTCTTGAGCGACAAAGTGAATACGAAGAAGGAGTGGTCCCTGACGGTACCTTGTTGATTACAGCAGGTGTGGACGTTCAGAAGGACCATTTTTACTACACAATTCGCGCTTGGGGCACTTCAATGACCTCCTGGAATATTGCTCACGGCGTAGCTGATACCTGGGATGAGATCGAGTACATTATGAATCTGTCATGGAAGAACCGTAGTGGTCAGGAGTTTTTAGTTAATCTGGCTGCCATAGACTCCGGAGACAGGACTGATGAGGTTTATGACTTCATTGTGACTAATCAGGAATGGGCTGTACCGGTTAAAGGGAGTTCAATCCCGTTACTCAGCAGGTACAAGATCAGCACTATAGATAAAACCGATAGTAAAGCCTATGGAATGAGGCTGTATCTGGTTGATGGCAACCAGTACAAAGACATGATTGCTGGCAGGTTGAACCGGCCAAACGGACCTGGTTCATGGATGGTATACAAAGGTTGTGACCGGGAATACGCTGAGCAGATTTGCGCCGAGGAAAAGATTATCGAGAAAAGAGCTGGCCGAGAAGTTGAGACTTGGAAACCCAAGAGCAGCCATGCGGCTAACCACTATCTTGATGCAGAGGTTTATTGTGCTTTGGCTGCTGATTTATTGCATGTTCGGTATTTGCGACCAGAGGAGGCTTCTAGAGAGGGACCAAGACCGGAACCAAAACCTGTTCAAGATAACTTTATCAAGGCCGGGGAATCCTGGATTAAACAGAAAGGCGGGTGGATCAGATGA
- a CDS encoding virulence-associated E family protein translates to MLIYDRKITISSASSRRATKWVAQTLYWSELVEKLRTPARGTETLAEYLRLPKSRQDDLKDVGGFVAGTLVGERRKANCVTGRDVITLDLDAIPAGGTQDVLHRIEALGCGYAMYSTRKHEEVKPRLRVLVPTNRTATVDEYEPLARKLAAIIGIELCDPTTFQVHRLMYWPSCCSDSQYVYTYGDKPFLDVDGLLATYKDWRNVEEWPQVPGVNQNHLKLAAKQGDPTTKPGIVGAFCRVYDIYRAMETFLPGVYEPCGNMPGRYTYTGGSTVGGAIIYDNGNFLYSHHATDPAGGKLCNAFDLVRLHKFGDRDDDAKPDTPTNKLPSYMAMCEFAVSDAYVTALLNQERYEKATQEFSVSSSDDTNWMQKLAISATTGAPLKTIDNVLIILDNDPLLKGKLAFDEFANRSMALGALPWDDREGRRVWTDVDDDGVLHYLERTYGIQIAANRLQSALNLQAHKQRFNDVKQYLTSLSWDGVPRLDTLLIDYLGAEDNAYTRAVMRKSLAAAVARVMTPGVKYDYMPILVGPQKIGKSTFLQILGKNWFSDSLQTFEGKEAAEMLQGTWINELGELSGFSRSEINTIKQFLSRTEDIFREAYGRRTNRYPRQCVFFGTTNDSEFLRDRTGNRRFWPVEVWLQKPIKNVFTDLIEELDQIWAEAYVRWQLGEPLYLTGKAEEISEQEQKAHMESNAKEGIIQEFIERPVPANWDNRSLSERRLYWSGNFGKPPEDARPRTKICAAEIWCECFNKDISLMRKSDAAEINSIISSIPGWVKDKTGRKFGAPYGCQRGYSRLQFSTTDVDLKVVKAEKCSFENYNSLHQSTSNVVDLKPYG, encoded by the coding sequence ATGCTTATATATGACAGAAAAATAACAATCTCATCCGCCAGCAGCCGCCGAGCTACTAAATGGGTAGCGCAGACACTCTACTGGTCGGAGCTGGTGGAGAAGCTGCGGACCCCGGCCAGGGGCACGGAGACATTAGCGGAATATCTACGCCTTCCAAAGAGTCGTCAGGACGACTTAAAAGATGTAGGTGGCTTTGTAGCCGGTACTCTGGTCGGAGAACGCCGCAAGGCAAACTGTGTTACCGGACGGGATGTCATCACCCTGGACCTCGACGCCATCCCGGCAGGTGGCACCCAGGACGTTCTGCACCGTATAGAGGCCCTCGGCTGCGGCTATGCCATGTACTCTACCCGTAAACATGAGGAAGTAAAACCTCGCTTGCGCGTGCTGGTGCCTACCAACCGGACAGCTACAGTGGACGAATATGAGCCCCTGGCCCGGAAGCTCGCCGCCATCATCGGCATAGAGCTCTGTGACCCGACAACCTTCCAAGTCCACCGGCTCATGTATTGGCCATCCTGCTGCTCAGACAGCCAATACGTTTATACATACGGGGATAAACCTTTCCTGGATGTGGACGGTCTCCTGGCTACTTACAAGGATTGGCGAAACGTAGAAGAATGGCCGCAGGTTCCTGGAGTCAATCAGAACCATCTTAAGCTTGCCGCCAAGCAGGGAGATCCTACAACCAAGCCTGGTATAGTCGGCGCCTTCTGTAGGGTATATGACATCTACCGGGCCATGGAGACCTTTCTGCCGGGAGTGTATGAACCCTGCGGCAATATGCCGGGCAGGTACACCTATACCGGGGGTAGCACGGTTGGCGGCGCAATCATCTACGATAACGGCAATTTCCTATACTCTCACCATGCCACTGACCCAGCCGGCGGAAAATTATGTAATGCTTTCGACCTAGTCCGGCTTCATAAGTTTGGAGACCGTGATGACGATGCCAAACCGGATACCCCTACCAATAAACTGCCTTCCTACATGGCGATGTGTGAATTCGCTGTCTCTGATGCCTATGTTACTGCATTACTCAACCAGGAGCGATATGAGAAAGCTACACAGGAGTTTTCCGTATCATCTTCAGATGACACCAATTGGATGCAGAAGCTGGCTATAAGCGCAACCACAGGAGCGCCGTTGAAGACCATCGATAATGTTTTGATTATCCTGGACAATGACCCTCTCCTTAAAGGTAAACTGGCTTTTGACGAGTTCGCTAATAGGAGTATGGCCCTGGGCGCACTACCGTGGGACGACCGCGAGGGCCGCAGGGTCTGGACGGATGTGGACGATGACGGTGTTCTGCATTACCTGGAGCGTACATACGGTATCCAGATAGCCGCCAACAGACTTCAATCAGCTTTAAACCTTCAGGCGCACAAACAGAGATTTAACGACGTCAAGCAATATCTTACTTCATTAAGTTGGGATGGTGTTCCTCGGCTGGATACTCTGCTCATAGATTACTTAGGCGCCGAGGATAATGCGTACACCCGGGCGGTTATGCGCAAGAGCTTGGCGGCCGCTGTGGCCAGGGTTATGACACCAGGAGTCAAGTACGATTATATGCCTATCCTGGTGGGCCCGCAAAAAATAGGAAAAAGTACTTTTTTACAGATATTAGGAAAGAATTGGTTTTCTGACAGCCTCCAAACATTCGAAGGTAAAGAGGCCGCAGAAATGCTGCAAGGCACTTGGATTAACGAACTGGGCGAACTCAGCGGATTTAGCCGGTCTGAAATCAATACGATTAAACAATTTTTGAGCCGGACAGAAGATATATTCCGAGAAGCCTATGGACGCAGAACAAATAGGTACCCCAGGCAATGTGTATTCTTTGGTACGACTAATGACAGTGAATTTCTAAGAGACCGCACAGGTAATCGTCGATTTTGGCCTGTTGAGGTGTGGTTGCAGAAGCCAATAAAAAATGTATTTACCGATTTAATAGAAGAACTTGATCAGATATGGGCCGAGGCATATGTAAGATGGCAATTAGGAGAGCCACTGTATTTGACTGGAAAAGCAGAAGAAATTTCAGAGCAAGAACAAAAAGCCCACATGGAAAGTAATGCCAAAGAGGGCATCATTCAAGAATTTATCGAAAGACCGGTACCAGCCAATTGGGACAATCGCAGTCTCTCTGAAAGACGTCTGTACTGGTCCGGTAATTTCGGTAAGCCGCCGGAGGACGCCCGGCCGCGGACCAAAATATGCGCGGCAGAGATATGGTGCGAATGTTTTAACAAAGATATAAGTTTGATGCGTAAATCAGACGCCGCGGAGATTAACAGTATAATAAGCAGTATTCCTGGATGGGTAAAAGATAAAACCGGAAGGAAATTTGGCGCACCGTATGGCTGTCAAAGGGGTTATTCACGACTACAATTCTCAACTACAGATGTAGATTTAAAAGTAGTTAAAGCTGAAAAATGTAGTTTTGAAAACTACAATAGCCTACATCAATCTACATCAAATGTAGTTGACCTAAAACCGTACGGCTAA